DNA sequence from the Sphingomonas bisphenolicum genome:
CGCCATGTCTGGCAGGATATCAAGAACCACGCCCGGCTGCGCTTTCCCACGGGCCAGGCGGCGCTGCGTTATAATGTGCTGCAGAAGGCGAGCTATATCGGCGTGATCTTCGTCGCGCTGCCGCTGGTGATCCTGACCGGCCTCACGATGTCGCCAGGCATGAATGCGGCCTGGCCCTGGCTGCTGGACCTGTTCGGGGGACGGCAGTCGGCGCGATCGATCCATTTCATCACCGCCTTCGCGCTCGTCGCCTTCTTCCTGGTCCACATATTGATGGTCGTCCTCGCCGGGCCGCTGAACGAGGTGCGCTCGATGATCACCGGCCGCTATCGCGTGCCGGAGGATCGGCCATGATCCTGACCCGCCGCCATCTGCTGCTCGGCGCGACCGCAACGCTGGCCGGCTGCGACCGGCTGGCGCGCAACGAGACGTTTCGCGAGGCGCTGTTTTCCGCCGAGAATTTCCACAAATGGGCGCAGCGCGGCCTGATGGCCCCCGATGCGCTCGCGCGCGAGTTTCGGCCCGACCAGATTTCTCCCGTCTTCCGCGCCAACGGCACCGCCAATCCCAATACGCCCGCCTACAAGGCGTTGTGGCGCAACGGCTTTGCCGACTGGCGGTTGCAGGTCGGCGGCCTGGTCGCGCGCGACCTGTCGCTGTCGCTGTCGCAACTGCGCGCATTGCCCCATCGCGAGCAGATCACCCGTCATGATTGCGTCGAAGGCTGGAGCGCGATCGGCAAGTGGCGCGGGGTCCGCCTCAAGACCATTCTGGACGGCGCAGGGCTGCGCAGCAGCGCGCGCTATATCGTCTTC
Encoded proteins:
- a CDS encoding molybdopterin-binding protein — encoded protein: MILTRRHLLLGATATLAGCDRLARNETFREALFSAENFHKWAQRGLMAPDALAREFRPDQISPVFRANGTANPNTPAYKALWRNGFADWRLQVGGLVARDLSLSLSQLRALPHREQITRHDCVEGWSAIGKWRGVRLKTILDGAGLRSSARYIVFRCADDMGGGRPYYESIDLADAFHPQTILAFALNDRPLSVANGAPLRLRVERQLGYKQAKYLMGIEAVDSLAAIGKGKGGFWEDHADYDWYAGI